GACTATGGCCGGAAGATCGCAGACGGTCCGCCCGAGGTCGTGCGGAAAGACCAGGTCGTGATCGACGCCTATCTTGGGGTGGATCATGGGGTCGTGGATCATGGCGGGGTCGCCAGTGATTGACCTCCTCCGGGCGGTATTCGTCGCGCCGTTCGCCGACATGGCGGGCAACGCCACCTTCCTCATCGAGGTGCTCATCGGGGGCATCGCCGCGGGCCTGATGTACTCCCTGGTCGCCCTGGGGTTCGTCCTGATCTTCAAGGCCTCGGGCGTGTTCAACTTCGCCCAGGGAGTCATGGTGCTCTTCTCGGCGCTCACCCTGGTCGGCCTGATGGAGCGCGGAGTACCGGTGCCGGCCGCTCTCGCGCTGACCGCGCTGACCATGATCGCCCTGGCGTTCGCCATCGAGCGCGTGGTGCTCCGCTCCCTCGTCAACCAGGAGCCCATCATCCTGTTCATGGCGACCATCGGGCTCAACTTCTTCCTCGAGGGTTTCGGCGAGATGGTCTGGGGCGCCAACGTCAAGAAGCTCGACGTCGGGATCCCGGACACCTCGTTCATCGTGCGGGGTGTGCAGATGAACCGGCTGGAGCTGACCGCGGCGCTGACCGCGGCCATCCTGGTGGCCATCTTGGCCGTCCTCTTCCAGCGGACCAAGGTAGGCCGGGCGCTCCGGGCGGTGGCCGACGATCACGAAGCGGCGCTCAGCATCGGCATCCCGCTCAAGACCATCTGGGTCGTTGTCTGGTCGGTGGCCGGCCTGGTGGCCCTCGTGGCGGGCATCATGTGGGGCGCCAAGAGCGGCGTGCAGTTCAGCCTCTCGCTGATCGCGCTCAAGTCGCTGCCCGTCCTCATCCTGGGCGGCTTCACGTCCGTGCCCGGCGCCATCGTGGGCGGCCTCATCATCGGCGTCGGCGAAAAGCTCGGCGAGGTGTACTGGGGGCCGCTCGTCGGCGGGGCCATCGAGAACTGGTTCGCCTACGTCCTGGCGCTGGCCTTCTTGCTCGTCCGGCCCCAAGGCCTCTTCGGCGAAAAGATCATCGAGCGAGTGTAGAGCGATGATAAGGGCCCATCTGCTTCGTTGCCGCCCTCGGCCGCACGCTCAACGTACAGGGAGTACGCCTCGCGTGCGGCCCTCGGGCGGCGCCTCGCATCTGGACCCTTCTGATCGCTCTCGAAACCACGTCGGGGTCAGGGCATGATTTACCGGGAGACGGGCCAATTCAAGAGCAGCTACGCCAGCGACCAGGCGATCTTCCCGATCGTCCAGGACCGGATCTTCGTCCTGTTCGCCGTGGCGGCGGCCTTCGTGGTGCCACCGCTCGTTGCCAGCGAGTACTGGCTGCAGGCGGTGCTCATCCCGCTGCTGATCTACGCGCTGGCGGCGCTGGGCTTGAACCTCCTGACCGGTTACGCGGGGCAGGTGTCGCTCGGCACGGGCGGCTTCATGGCCGTCGGCGCCTACTCGGCGTTCAAGCTGTCCACCTCTTTCCCGCAGATCAACATCATCGTCGTCTTCCTCCTGTCCGGGCTCCTCGCCGCCCTGGTGGGCGTCGTCTTCGGCATCCCCAGCCTCCGAATCAAGGGCTTCTACGTGGCGGTGGCAACGCTGGCGGCGCAGTTCTTCCTGCTGTGGCTCTTCAACAAGGTGCCGTGGTTCGTGAACTATGCCGCGTCGGGCACCATCACCGCGCCGACCCGCACCGTACTCGGCGTGACGGTTACGGGGCCCCAGTCCACGGCCGGAGCGCGCTACATCGTGGCGGTGGTCCTCGTCGCCGCGTTCGCCCTCGTCGCCAAGAACCTCGTGCGGGGGCGCCTGGGCCGCTCCTGGATGGCGATCCGCGATCGGGACATCGCGGCCGAGATCATCGGCGTGCGGCCGTTGCGCACGAAGCTCCTGGCCTTCGCGATCAGCTCGTTCTACTGCGGTGTGGCCGGCGCGGAGTTCGTGTTCCTGTACCTGGGCAGCGCCGAAACGGCCGCGTTCGACATCAACCTGTCGTTTCTCGTGCTGTTCATGGTCATCATCGGGGGGCTGGGGAGCGTGCTCGGCTCCTTCTTGGGCGCCGGTTTCATCGTCCTGGTCCCGATCTTCCTGACCAACGCTCCTCACCTGATCGGCCTGCCCCTGCCGGTTGCCCTGCAGAAGCAGATCGAGCTGATGGTCTTCGGCGCCCTGATCATCTTCTTTCTCATCGTTGAGCCCAACGGGCTCGCGCGGCTGTGGCAGATCGCGAAGGAGAAGCTGCGCCTGTGGCCGTTTCCCCACTAACAGAAAAGGAGGCACACCCATGAAGCGTAGAGCCCTCTTGATCGTCCTGACGGCGGCCGTGCTCGCCATCGGGCCCCTGGTCGGTCTCGCCCGGGCCGCCGGAGAGATCTACCTGCCCATCCTGACCTACCGGACGGGCCCGTACGCTCCCAGCGGCATCCCCATCGCCTACGGGTTCAACGACTACTGGAACCTCGTCAACGAGCGGGACGGCGGGATCAACGGCGTCAAGCTCGTCTTCGACGAGTGCGAGACCCAGTACGACACCAAGCAGGGTGTGGAGTGCTACGAGCGGGTGAAGGGAAAGAGCCCGGTGATCGTCAACCCCTTCAGCACGGGCATCACGTATCAGCTCATCCCGAAGGCCGCCGTGGACAAGATCGTCATCCACTCCGCCGGCTACGGCATGACCGCCGCGGCCGACGGGCGCTGGTTCCCCTGGGTGTTCAATGTCCCCATGACCTACTGGAGCCAGGCCTCGGCCTTCATCAAGTACGTGGGCGCCCAGGAAGGCGGGATGGACAAGCTCAAGGGGAAGAAGATCGCCCACATCTACCACAACAGCCCCTATGGCAAGGAAGCCAACCCGACGCTCGATGAGCTGTCCAAGAAGTTCCAGTTCGAGCTGACGCTGCTCGCCGTGGACCACCCGGGTCAGGAGCAGAAGGCCACGTGGCTGCAGATCCGCCGGCTGAACCCGGACTGGATCTACATCTCCGGCTGGGGGGTCATGAACCAGGTCGCGGTGAAGGAAGCCGCCAGCATCGGCTTCCGCATGGACCATGTTGTCGGAAACTGGTGGACGGGGACCGAGGCCGACGTCATCCCGGCCGGCGATGGGGCCAAGGGCTACAAGTCCATGACCTTCCACGCGCCCGGGGCGGGCTTCAAGGTGCACCAGGACATCTTCAAGACGCTCTACGACAAGGGCAAGGGCAATGCCCCGAAGCGCGAGTCGGTGGGAGAGGTGCTCTACAACCGCGCCGTGCTCAACGCGATGATCGACGTGGAGGCCATCCGCACGGCGATGGGCAAGTTCGGCAACAAGCCGCTCACCGGGGAGCAGGTGCGCTGGGGCATGGAGAACCTGAACATCACGGAGAAGCGGCTCGAGGAGATGGGCATGAAGGGGATGACGCGCCCGCTCCGGGCGACCTGCGAGAATCACGAGGGCAATGGCCTGGCGCTGGTCCAGCAATGGGACGGCAAGAAGTGGACGGTGGTGTCCGACTGGATCGAGCCCATGCGGGACGTGGTGCGCCCCAAGCTCGAGGCCGCCGCGGTGGAGGAGGGCAAGAAGCTCGGCTACACCGTGCGTGACTGCTCGAAAGAGCAGTAGGACGGAGAGGCAGGGCGCGCCGTGACCGACGCTCCTCGACCGCTGCTCGCGGTCAACAACATCGAGGTGATCTACGACCACGTGATCCTCGTGTTGAAGGGGGTATCGCTCCAGGTTCCCGAGGGGGGCATCGTCGCCCTCCTCGGGGCCAACGGCGCCGGCAAGAGCACGACGCTCAAGGCCATCTCGGGTCTGCTGCGGACCGAGCGGGGCGACGTGACCAAGGGCAGCATCGAGTTCAGAGGTGATCCCATCCGACGGAAGGACCCCTCCGAGGTGGTGCGGCGCGGTATCGTGCAGGTCATGGAGGGGCGTCACGTCTTCGAGCATCTGACGGTGGAGGAGAACCTCCTCACCGGCGCCTACACCCAGCGGGACGGGCGCGCCATCAAGCGCGACCTGGAGAAGACGTACGAGTACTTTCCCCGCCTGCGCGAGCGGCGGGGGGTGCGCGCGGGGTATGTGTCAGGCGGCGAGCAGCAGATGGTGGCCATCGGGCGGGCCCTCATGGCCCATCCCAAGCTCATGCTGCTGGACGAACCGTCGATGGGCCTGGCGCCCATGCTCGTGCAGGAGATCTTCGAGATCGTCAGCCGGCTGAACCGGGAGGAAGGCGTGTCGGTGCTCCTGGCCGAGCAGAACGTTTTGATCGCGCTCCGCTTCGCCGACTACGCCTACGTCATGGAGAACGGCCGGGTCGTCCTCGACGGCGACCGCAAGGCGATCAGCGAGAACGAGGACATCAAGGAGTTCTACCTCGGGCTCTCCGGCGTCGGCCAGCGCAAGAGCTACCGCGACGTCAAGCACTACAAGCGCCGGAAGCGGTGGCTGTCGTGAGCGCTCACATCGAGATCCGCGAGGTCTCGAAGTCCTTCGGCGGCGTCCAGGCCGTCTCCGGGGTGAGCCTCGACGTCAATGCGGGCGAGATCACCTCCGTGATCGGCCCCAACGGCGC
The window above is part of the Candidatus Rokuibacteriota bacterium genome. Proteins encoded here:
- a CDS encoding branched-chain amino acid ABC transporter permease, whose product is MIYRETGQFKSSYASDQAIFPIVQDRIFVLFAVAAAFVVPPLVASEYWLQAVLIPLLIYALAALGLNLLTGYAGQVSLGTGGFMAVGAYSAFKLSTSFPQINIIVVFLLSGLLAALVGVVFGIPSLRIKGFYVAVATLAAQFFLLWLFNKVPWFVNYAASGTITAPTRTVLGVTVTGPQSTAGARYIVAVVLVAAFALVAKNLVRGRLGRSWMAIRDRDIAAEIIGVRPLRTKLLAFAISSFYCGVAGAEFVFLYLGSAETAAFDINLSFLVLFMVIIGGLGSVLGSFLGAGFIVLVPIFLTNAPHLIGLPLPVALQKQIELMVFGALIIFFLIVEPNGLARLWQIAKEKLRLWPFPH
- a CDS encoding branched-chain amino acid ABC transporter permease; its protein translation is MAGNATFLIEVLIGGIAAGLMYSLVALGFVLIFKASGVFNFAQGVMVLFSALTLVGLMERGVPVPAALALTALTMIALAFAIERVVLRSLVNQEPIILFMATIGLNFFLEGFGEMVWGANVKKLDVGIPDTSFIVRGVQMNRLELTAALTAAILVAILAVLFQRTKVGRALRAVADDHEAALSIGIPLKTIWVVVWSVAGLVALVAGIMWGAKSGVQFSLSLIALKSLPVLILGGFTSVPGAIVGGLIIGVGEKLGEVYWGPLVGGAIENWFAYVLALAFLLVRPQGLFGEKIIERV
- a CDS encoding ABC transporter substrate-binding protein, coding for MKRRALLIVLTAAVLAIGPLVGLARAAGEIYLPILTYRTGPYAPSGIPIAYGFNDYWNLVNERDGGINGVKLVFDECETQYDTKQGVECYERVKGKSPVIVNPFSTGITYQLIPKAAVDKIVIHSAGYGMTAAADGRWFPWVFNVPMTYWSQASAFIKYVGAQEGGMDKLKGKKIAHIYHNSPYGKEANPTLDELSKKFQFELTLLAVDHPGQEQKATWLQIRRLNPDWIYISGWGVMNQVAVKEAASIGFRMDHVVGNWWTGTEADVIPAGDGAKGYKSMTFHAPGAGFKVHQDIFKTLYDKGKGNAPKRESVGEVLYNRAVLNAMIDVEAIRTAMGKFGNKPLTGEQVRWGMENLNITEKRLEEMGMKGMTRPLRATCENHEGNGLALVQQWDGKKWTVVSDWIEPMRDVVRPKLEAAAVEEGKKLGYTVRDCSKEQ
- a CDS encoding ABC transporter ATP-binding protein — its product is MTDAPRPLLAVNNIEVIYDHVILVLKGVSLQVPEGGIVALLGANGAGKSTTLKAISGLLRTERGDVTKGSIEFRGDPIRRKDPSEVVRRGIVQVMEGRHVFEHLTVEENLLTGAYTQRDGRAIKRDLEKTYEYFPRLRERRGVRAGYVSGGEQQMVAIGRALMAHPKLMLLDEPSMGLAPMLVQEIFEIVSRLNREEGVSVLLAEQNVLIALRFADYAYVMENGRVVLDGDRKAISENEDIKEFYLGLSGVGQRKSYRDVKHYKRRKRWLS